The Nitriliruptor alkaliphilus DSM 45188 genome includes a region encoding these proteins:
- a CDS encoding cell division protein CrgA has protein sequence MPQSKHRRKGKQRPRAYQTAPPPKNPVPSAPWVPALGVGLLIGGVAIILAGYLLLDEVARNWPIFGANWGLVGGFAVLIAGFVVLTRWR, from the coding sequence ATGCCGCAGAGCAAGCACCGCCGCAAGGGCAAGCAGCGACCGCGCGCCTACCAGACCGCGCCGCCGCCCAAGAACCCCGTGCCGTCGGCCCCCTGGGTACCGGCGCTCGGCGTCGGGCTGCTGATCGGCGGGGTGGCGATCATCCTCGCCGGCTACCTGCTGCTCGACGAGGTCGCCCGCAACTGGCCCATCTTCGGGGCGAACTGGGGGCTGGTCGGCGGGTTCGCGGTGCTCATCGCCGGGTTCGTCGTCCTCACCCGGTGGCGGTGA
- a CDS encoding helix-turn-helix transcriptional regulator, translated as MNGELEHCNGTYRRDTDGVWRYHWGDPVPGAVDLTLADLLAIQQGTDLEEARVPLRAVSQAELAWLTGRSEDLDRVFVRRRGTNPPDTGDLVVGMWAPELHVLTMLTVTEIADLAGVSKATIDSYRYRGYLPEPQATRGRTPLWARPIVQRWLRTRPGCGWRSDIYGSERPVAGVVRGDD; from the coding sequence GTGAACGGCGAGCTCGAGCACTGCAACGGCACCTACCGGCGCGACACCGACGGGGTGTGGCGCTACCACTGGGGTGACCCCGTGCCCGGCGCCGTGGACCTGACGCTGGCCGACCTCCTCGCCATCCAGCAGGGCACCGACCTCGAGGAGGCGCGGGTGCCCCTGCGAGCGGTCAGCCAGGCCGAGCTCGCCTGGCTGACGGGCCGCAGCGAGGACCTCGACCGGGTCTTCGTGCGACGCCGCGGGACCAACCCACCGGACACGGGCGACCTGGTGGTCGGGATGTGGGCGCCCGAGCTGCACGTGCTGACGATGCTGACGGTGACCGAGATCGCCGACCTCGCCGGTGTCTCGAAGGCGACCATCGACAGCTACCGCTACCGCGGCTACCTACCCGAGCCGCAGGCCACGCGGGGGCGCACCCCGCTGTGGGCGCGACCCATCGTGCAGCGCTGGCTGCGGACCCGGCCGGGCTGCGGCTGGCGTAGCGATATCTACGGCAGCGAGCGTCCCGTCGCCGGCGTCGTCCGGGGTGACGACTGA
- a CDS encoding FAD-dependent oxidoreductase: MNHTAPPIDLGTSDAPYAPLGPASPPLAGDRRAEVVVVGGGLVGATTALLLAERGHEVVLLEAHRIGGGTSGRSTGKVTSQHGAIYGELVRRHGRGVAEHYARSNQAAIGTIERTVARYGIDCQLESVATYLHALTSSGARELRHEAAVARTLGLPATLTADAPVPDAVRAGLRFDDQRQFDPRAYTIGVARAAASQGATLHEVTPVRRVRPRRGRVRVHTDTGTLEAQHVVLAMLTPWPDVIGAFARTSPNRAACIAVEVATDVPHDPSLGIDGPLRSSRRWVPATPTAGGTGTERLILLASGWRPGTRDETAVFHELADEAVHRWGARRVTHHWAAMDQMSADRLPLIGGLPRLHAASGFSKWGMTGGTIAAELLADRVAGRAPDSPFAATRLPDLRAVGKMAAASTRDGYELLRRRVPPPGGRGPVDLGPGEGRVVATLTGPVAVSADEQGRRRAVSATCTHLGCTVRWNAAAAAWSCACHGSRFSPDGQILGGPATTPLPPREDPAEPAS, from the coding sequence GTGAACCACACCGCCCCTCCGATCGACCTCGGGACGTCCGACGCGCCGTACGCGCCGCTCGGGCCGGCCTCGCCCCCTCTGGCTGGTGACCGGCGTGCCGAGGTGGTCGTCGTCGGTGGCGGTCTGGTGGGGGCCACGACGGCGCTGCTCCTCGCCGAGCGCGGCCACGAGGTGGTGCTGCTCGAGGCTCACCGGATCGGTGGCGGCACCTCGGGTCGTTCCACCGGCAAGGTGACCAGCCAACACGGCGCGATCTACGGCGAGCTGGTCCGGCGACACGGGCGTGGCGTGGCCGAGCACTACGCGCGGAGCAACCAGGCCGCCATCGGGACCATCGAACGCACCGTCGCGCGCTACGGCATCGACTGCCAGCTCGAGTCGGTCGCGACCTACCTGCACGCGCTGACGTCCTCCGGTGCGCGCGAGCTGCGGCACGAGGCAGCCGTCGCGCGCACCCTCGGCCTGCCGGCGACCCTCACGGCCGACGCCCCGGTCCCGGACGCCGTCCGCGCCGGCCTGCGGTTCGACGACCAGCGCCAGTTCGACCCCCGGGCGTACACGATCGGTGTCGCTCGGGCCGCCGCGTCGCAGGGCGCCACGCTGCACGAGGTCACGCCGGTCCGCCGGGTCCGACCTCGCCGCGGTCGCGTGCGCGTCCACACCGACACCGGCACCCTCGAGGCCCAGCACGTGGTCCTGGCGATGCTCACCCCCTGGCCCGACGTGATCGGTGCCTTCGCCCGCACGTCACCGAACCGTGCCGCCTGCATCGCGGTGGAGGTCGCGACCGACGTGCCCCACGATCCGAGCCTCGGGATCGACGGACCGTTGCGCTCCAGCCGACGCTGGGTCCCCGCCACCCCCACGGCCGGCGGCACCGGCACCGAGCGGCTCATCCTGCTCGCCAGCGGCTGGCGGCCGGGGACGCGCGACGAGACGGCGGTGTTCCACGAGCTCGCGGACGAGGCCGTGCACCGCTGGGGCGCACGTCGTGTGACCCACCACTGGGCGGCGATGGACCAGATGTCCGCCGACCGCCTGCCGCTGATCGGGGGCCTGCCTCGGCTGCACGCCGCCTCCGGCTTCAGCAAGTGGGGGATGACCGGCGGGACGATCGCCGCCGAGCTCCTCGCCGACCGCGTGGCGGGGCGGGCGCCGGACAGCCCCTTCGCCGCGACCCGTCTTCCGGACCTGCGCGCCGTGGGGAAGATGGCCGCCGCCAGCACCCGTGACGGGTACGAGCTGCTGCGTCGACGCGTTCCTCCACCGGGGGGACGGGGACCGGTGGACCTCGGCCCCGGAGAGGGCCGGGTGGTCGCCACCCTGACGGGCCCGGTCGCCGTGTCCGCCGACGAGCAGGGCCGTCGGCGTGCGGTGTCGGCCACCTGCACCCACCTCGGGTGCACCGTCCGGTGGAACGCGGCGGCCGCCGCGTGGTCGTGCGCCTGCCACGGGTCGCGGTTCTCGCCCGACGGACAGATCCTCGGTGGCCCCGCGACCACACCGCTGCCACCCCGTGAGGACCCCGCAGAACCCGCCAGCTGA
- a CDS encoding FmdB family zinc ribbon protein, with protein sequence MPVYEYACANCGARTERLLAHRDAADPGPCPACAGALVRRFSRVGVKLQGWGFSATDGMVADRPGRGSFREVQQRAERISDGG encoded by the coding sequence GTGCCGGTCTACGAGTACGCGTGTGCGAACTGTGGTGCGCGCACCGAGCGGTTGCTCGCACACCGCGATGCGGCCGACCCCGGACCATGCCCGGCGTGCGCTGGCGCCCTCGTGCGACGCTTCAGCCGCGTCGGGGTCAAGCTCCAGGGGTGGGGCTTCTCGGCCACGGACGGGATGGTCGCCGACCGTCCCGGACGCGGCTCGTTCCGCGAGGTCCAGCAACGGGCCGAACGGATCAGCGACGGCGGCTGA
- a CDS encoding SRPBCC family protein, translating to MTQDAASAGSHQGADRPGVTVSRDLDAPPEAVMAVLLRAETFPVWVVGPGRVIDIDPSWPGIGSGFTHETGRGPFALRDRTTVQHVDADGGRISLLACVRPAGRAAIQLHVAERGSGSRVVMHERPISGPGAWVPEPLYRPALRLRNIVALWRLERLVRSSPQASAT from the coding sequence GTGACGCAGGATGCTGCGAGCGCCGGCAGCCACCAGGGTGCCGACCGGCCGGGCGTCACGGTGTCCCGCGACCTCGATGCACCACCCGAGGCGGTCATGGCCGTGCTGCTGCGCGCCGAGACGTTCCCGGTCTGGGTCGTCGGGCCCGGCCGGGTCATCGACATCGACCCGAGCTGGCCCGGCATCGGCTCGGGCTTCACCCACGAGACCGGACGCGGCCCGTTCGCGCTGCGTGACCGCACCACGGTGCAGCACGTCGACGCCGACGGCGGACGCATCAGCCTCCTCGCCTGCGTGCGACCCGCGGGTCGGGCTGCCATCCAGCTGCACGTTGCCGAACGGGGGTCGGGGAGCCGGGTGGTGATGCACGAGCGTCCCATCTCCGGGCCGGGAGCCTGGGTGCCTGAACCGCTCTACCGACCGGCGCTGCGCCTGCGCAACATCGTCGCGCTGTGGCGCCTGGAACGGCTGGTGCGCTCGTCCCCGCAGGCGTCCGCCACGTGA
- a CDS encoding glycosyltransferase translates to MTRIAMVTGACDPRRLEVGQLRTGLHAQLHGSVRGPAAAGHEVIVHGPDRGGVSDDEAAGQILTDPVPTGDVDIDDATDAHAVAAGLERFADGLALRWRSSRPELVHAFDWYAATAAERALRAVQARIGPVPLVVSLPSLGHVHRRHLGETPAGAPIRLAAEREITRKADLLVASCVDQHRELLQLGAPRDRTVTIPHGVDGARFAPPRAGRPREVKNVVTVSDLAPHRGTEAVIAATLRVPDTTLTIIGGPPPALLGTDARVAELRAFAARHHGIDRVHLTGRVPNEEMPALLGAADVVVQVPWFTGFGRAAIEALACGRPVIASAVGGQLDSVEHGTNGVLVPARDTHTLYDALRKVLLDPRCRASLASAARPRTLDRFGWPRVTDAQLQAYERVAAAEPALAEVAT, encoded by the coding sequence GTGACGAGGATCGCGATGGTGACGGGAGCGTGCGACCCCCGGCGCCTGGAAGTCGGCCAGCTGCGCACCGGACTGCACGCCCAGCTCCACGGATCGGTGCGGGGGCCGGCCGCGGCCGGTCACGAGGTGATCGTCCACGGCCCCGACCGCGGTGGTGTGTCCGACGACGAGGCAGCCGGGCAGATCCTGACCGACCCCGTGCCCACGGGCGACGTGGACATCGACGACGCCACCGACGCGCACGCCGTCGCGGCCGGCCTCGAGCGCTTCGCCGACGGCCTGGCGCTGCGCTGGCGTTCGAGCCGGCCCGAACTGGTCCACGCCTTCGACTGGTACGCGGCGACCGCCGCCGAGCGGGCCCTTCGCGCGGTGCAGGCCCGCATCGGGCCCGTACCGCTGGTCGTATCCCTGCCGTCCCTCGGTCACGTCCACCGACGTCACCTCGGCGAGACTCCTGCCGGCGCGCCGATCCGCCTCGCCGCCGAGCGCGAGATCACGCGCAAGGCCGACCTGCTCGTGGCGTCCTGCGTCGACCAGCACCGCGAACTGCTGCAACTCGGCGCTCCCCGCGACCGCACGGTGACCATCCCGCACGGCGTCGACGGCGCCCGGTTCGCACCACCTCGGGCAGGACGGCCCCGCGAGGTCAAGAACGTGGTGACCGTGAGCGACCTCGCGCCCCACCGCGGGACCGAGGCCGTCATCGCCGCGACGCTCCGCGTGCCCGACACGACCCTCACGATCATCGGAGGCCCGCCGCCCGCCCTGCTCGGGACCGACGCCCGGGTGGCCGAGCTGCGGGCGTTCGCGGCCCGGCACCACGGGATCGACCGGGTGCACCTGACCGGTCGTGTCCCCAACGAGGAGATGCCAGCCCTCCTCGGCGCCGCGGACGTCGTGGTCCAGGTCCCGTGGTTCACGGGGTTCGGCCGCGCGGCCATCGAGGCGCTGGCCTGTGGTCGACCGGTCATCGCCAGCGCCGTCGGCGGCCAACTCGACAGCGTCGAACACGGCACCAACGGCGTCCTCGTCCCCGCCCGCGACACCCACACCCTGTACGACGCCCTCCGCAAAGTGCTGCTCGACCCTCGCTGCCGCGCGTCGTTGGCTTCCGCCGCGCGGCCGCGGACGTTGGATCGGTTCGGGTGGCCACGGGTCACCGATGCCCAGCTCCAGGCCTACGAACGGGTCGCCGCCGCCGAGCCCGCCCTGGCCGAGGTGGCCACGTGA
- a CDS encoding YceI family protein — translation MSTTTTTPLATGTWTIDPSHTTVGFVVRHLGFSKVRGGFNTFEGTIEVAEDLAASTAQVTIQADSFDSGDEGRDQHVRAADFLDVDNHPTLTFVTTGIRHEGGSAYVVTGDLTIRGVTQQVDLATEFLGTDTDPFGNVKAGFEATTEIDREAFGLTWNAALESGGVLVGKKVQIVLEVQATRA, via the coding sequence GTGAGCACCACGACCACCACCCCCCTCGCCACCGGCACCTGGACCATCGACCCGTCGCACACCACCGTCGGGTTCGTGGTCCGCCACCTCGGCTTCTCCAAGGTCCGCGGCGGCTTCAACACCTTCGAGGGCACCATCGAGGTCGCCGAGGACCTCGCCGCCTCCACCGCGCAGGTCACCATCCAGGCCGACTCGTTCGACTCCGGCGACGAGGGCCGCGACCAGCACGTGCGCGCCGCCGACTTCCTCGACGTCGACAACCACCCGACCCTGACGTTCGTGACCACCGGCATCCGTCACGAGGGCGGCAGCGCCTACGTGGTCACCGGCGACCTGACGATCCGCGGGGTCACCCAGCAGGTCGACCTCGCCACCGAGTTCCTCGGCACCGACACCGACCCGTTCGGCAACGTCAAAGCCGGGTTCGAGGCCACCACCGAGATCGACCGCGAAGCCTTCGGTCTGACCTGGAACGCCGCGCTCGAGTCCGGCGGCGTGCTCGTCGGCAAGAAGGTCCAGATCGTCCTCGAGGTGCAGGCCACGCGCGCTTGA
- a CDS encoding gamma-glutamyltransferase has product MAGAPRAATTVPSVAAGHPATVAAAAEVLTAGGNAFDAAVAAGFAAAVAEPVLSSLGGGGFLLARPRDGDEVLFDFFVDTPGRGIPITVQPRMVPVTLRFGAADQVFHVGHGSVAVPGCLAGYLHVHGRLGRLALDRVVAPAVRLAREGVALGAGQASVARLVDPILTLTAAGRRRFHPGGAPLTDDAVVTDPQLGDLIEAIGAGRVTGFDDPAIASRIEEVGRADGGLLTAADLAAYSVHERDPLVVSYRGARLATNPPPSSGATLIARALDAFARGAPAPDLDDPEALVRLVAALATMTRDPDAGPTATAGTTHVSIVDADGNLAAMTTSNGSGSGVHLGDTGVLANNICGEEDLLPVGEDRLPAGVRVGSMMAPSLLDRPGRPTVVFGSGGSERIRSALAQVVVRLVDEDRDLADAVLAPRVHLDTSGTVQVEPTWSDAAVAALADRWPVNRWSVSDLYFGGVHAVATDGQHVGDPRRGGASRRLDAVT; this is encoded by the coding sequence GTGGCCGGTGCACCCCGCGCAGCGACGACCGTCCCGAGCGTCGCCGCCGGCCACCCGGCGACCGTCGCCGCCGCGGCCGAGGTCCTCACCGCGGGCGGCAACGCGTTCGACGCCGCCGTCGCCGCGGGCTTCGCCGCCGCGGTGGCCGAGCCGGTCCTGTCGAGCCTCGGCGGTGGGGGGTTCCTGCTCGCCCGTCCACGGGACGGCGACGAGGTGCTGTTCGACTTCTTCGTCGACACGCCCGGCCGAGGGATCCCGATCACGGTGCAGCCGCGGATGGTGCCCGTCACCCTGCGGTTCGGGGCGGCCGACCAGGTCTTCCACGTCGGTCACGGCTCGGTCGCCGTCCCGGGCTGCCTGGCGGGCTACCTGCACGTCCACGGCCGCCTCGGCCGGCTCGCCCTCGACCGGGTGGTCGCCCCGGCCGTCCGCCTCGCACGGGAAGGCGTCGCGCTCGGCGCCGGCCAGGCCAGCGTCGCCCGCCTCGTCGACCCGATCCTCACGCTGACCGCCGCGGGTCGGCGCCGCTTCCACCCCGGCGGGGCGCCGCTGACCGACGACGCGGTGGTGACCGACCCGCAACTCGGCGACCTGATCGAGGCGATCGGTGCCGGCCGCGTCACCGGGTTCGACGACCCCGCCATCGCCAGCCGCATCGAGGAGGTCGGCCGCGCCGATGGCGGCCTGCTGACCGCGGCCGACCTCGCCGCCTACAGCGTGCACGAGCGCGACCCGCTCGTGGTGAGCTACCGCGGTGCACGCCTGGCCACCAACCCCCCGCCGTCCTCGGGCGCCACGCTCATCGCCCGGGCTCTCGACGCCTTCGCACGTGGCGCCCCCGCGCCCGACCTCGACGACCCCGAGGCGCTCGTGCGGCTGGTGGCGGCGCTCGCGACGATGACCCGCGACCCGGACGCCGGTCCGACCGCCACGGCGGGGACCACCCACGTCAGCATCGTCGACGCCGACGGCAACCTCGCCGCGATGACCACCTCCAACGGCAGCGGCAGCGGGGTCCACCTCGGCGACACGGGCGTCCTCGCCAACAACATCTGCGGTGAGGAGGACCTCCTGCCGGTGGGCGAGGATCGCCTGCCAGCGGGCGTGCGGGTGGGCTCGATGATGGCTCCGAGCCTGCTCGACCGTCCGGGGCGACCGACGGTGGTGTTCGGCAGCGGCGGCAGCGAACGCATCCGCAGCGCCCTCGCCCAGGTGGTGGTCCGGTTGGTGGACGAGGACCGGGACCTCGCCGACGCCGTGCTCGCTCCGCGGGTCCACCTCGACACCTCCGGCACGGTGCAGGTCGAACCCACGTGGTCGGACGCCGCGGTCGCGGCGCTGGCCGACCGGTGGCCCGTCAACCGCTGGAGCGTCTCGGATCTGTACTTCGGCGGCGTGCACGCGGTCGCCACCGACGGCCAGCACGTCGGCGACCCGCGCCGAGGCGGCGCCTCCCGGCGCCTGGACGCGGTGACGTGA
- a CDS encoding class E sortase, with product MQAVIRVVRSVGWTLIVAGCVVLLYVVYLLWFTGLETVTEQRDLADRFQAVTEAPAEATEEATEEPDATVEVGDAYAAMWFERDGERIVHGDVLYVVEGTSVADLKRGPGHYPDSAAPGQEGNLAIAGHRTTYGSPFGELAELTDGDTIHVVDRAGTEWVYAYREQRVVSPEDVWVVGHDPLETGTPTITLTTCHPRFSAAQRLIAWGELVGPAA from the coding sequence GTGCAGGCCGTGATCCGCGTGGTGCGCAGCGTCGGCTGGACGCTCATCGTCGCGGGCTGCGTCGTGCTCCTGTACGTGGTCTACCTGTTGTGGTTCACCGGCCTCGAGACGGTCACCGAGCAACGGGACCTCGCGGACCGCTTCCAGGCCGTGACCGAGGCCCCAGCGGAGGCGACGGAGGAGGCGACGGAGGAACCCGACGCCACCGTGGAGGTCGGGGACGCCTACGCGGCGATGTGGTTCGAGCGCGACGGCGAACGCATCGTGCACGGCGACGTCCTCTACGTCGTCGAGGGCACCAGCGTCGCCGACCTCAAGCGGGGCCCGGGCCACTACCCGGACTCGGCTGCGCCGGGCCAGGAGGGCAACCTCGCCATCGCCGGTCACCGCACCACCTACGGCTCGCCCTTCGGTGAGCTCGCCGAGCTCACCGACGGCGACACCATCCACGTCGTCGACCGGGCCGGCACGGAGTGGGTCTACGCCTACCGCGAGCAGCGCGTGGTCTCGCCCGAGGACGTGTGGGTCGTGGGCCACGATCCGCTGGAGACCGGGACACCCACCATCACCCTGACCACCTGCCACCCCCGGTTCAGCGCCGCGCAGCGCCTGATCGCCTGGGGCGAGCTGGTCGGTCCTGCCGCCTGA
- a CDS encoding MarR family winged helix-turn-helix transcriptional regulator: MIGCPGPDRPPVPGIDDPAITTYGRLLEVTRRLETAFARTITDCAGLPGPRFELLLRLGRTPGEQLTMSALAEQLGVTSGGATRLVDKVAADGLVVRRPCVTDRRVHHVALTDAGRAVLGEVLDAHRADLARELTARLTPDERQRLDQLLDQLRDQPA; the protein is encoded by the coding sequence GTGATCGGCTGTCCCGGTCCCGATCGTCCCCCGGTCCCGGGCATCGACGATCCGGCCATCACCACCTACGGCCGTCTCCTGGAGGTCACCCGCCGGCTCGAGACGGCGTTCGCGCGGACCATCACCGACTGCGCCGGGCTGCCCGGTCCCCGGTTCGAGCTGCTGCTCCGCCTCGGTCGGACCCCGGGGGAGCAGCTGACGATGTCCGCGCTGGCCGAGCAGCTCGGGGTCACCTCCGGCGGTGCCACGCGCCTGGTGGACAAGGTCGCCGCCGACGGCCTGGTCGTCCGCCGACCCTGCGTCACCGACCGTCGCGTCCACCACGTGGCCCTGACCGACGCCGGGCGCGCGGTCCTCGGCGAGGTGCTCGACGCTCACCGGGCGGACCTGGCCCGCGAGCTGACCGCACGCCTCACCCCGGACGAACGCCAACGGCTCGACCAGCTGCTCGACCAGCTGCGTGACCAGCCGGCCTGA
- a CDS encoding polyprenyl synthetase family protein, which produces MGTSSSALATSAARVDAALHARLGVLLPRLTALHPALVPAGDHLAAFLEGGKRVRPTLLLLGHAAAGGDRDAAMGPALALELLHTCALLHDDVIDRAPTRRGRPTVHHAVAAQHRAAGWAGQPLAYGEAVAILLGDLAFVQADELFLEAEVPAEALLAGFRRFTVLREEVMAGQYLDLHAATARLTDRELALTVATLKSGRYSVARPLEIGALLAGGDPELVTGLGAVGDPLGRAFQVRDDLLGVFGEEAVTGKSAASDLAEGKRTLLIAEAATRLDEADRARLEAGLGDPQLTSAEAAVLRELLQASGARAAAERYVEASVDEALTALDALAVDGEVAAELATVARELGDRTA; this is translated from the coding sequence TTGGGTACCTCGTCGTCCGCGCTCGCGACCTCGGCCGCCCGGGTCGACGCGGCGCTGCACGCGCGGCTCGGCGTGCTGCTGCCGCGGCTGACCGCCCTGCACCCGGCCCTCGTGCCGGCCGGGGACCACCTCGCCGCCTTCCTGGAGGGCGGCAAGCGCGTCCGTCCGACGCTCCTGCTGCTCGGTCACGCGGCCGCGGGAGGTGACCGCGACGCGGCGATGGGGCCTGCGCTGGCCCTGGAGCTGCTGCACACCTGCGCGTTGCTGCACGACGACGTGATCGACCGGGCGCCGACGCGACGCGGACGTCCGACCGTGCACCACGCCGTGGCGGCCCAGCACCGTGCCGCCGGGTGGGCGGGCCAGCCTCTGGCCTACGGCGAGGCGGTCGCGATCCTCCTCGGCGACCTCGCCTTCGTGCAGGCCGACGAGCTGTTCCTGGAGGCCGAGGTGCCCGCTGAGGCGTTGCTGGCGGGGTTCCGACGGTTCACGGTCCTCCGCGAGGAGGTCATGGCCGGCCAGTACCTCGACCTGCACGCGGCGACGGCCCGGCTGACCGACCGGGAGCTCGCGCTCACGGTCGCCACCCTCAAGTCCGGCCGGTACTCGGTGGCACGTCCCCTGGAGATCGGCGCGCTGCTCGCGGGCGGGGACCCGGAGCTGGTGACGGGGCTCGGCGCCGTGGGCGACCCGCTCGGGCGAGCCTTCCAGGTCCGCGACGACCTGCTCGGGGTGTTCGGCGAGGAGGCGGTGACGGGCAAGTCCGCTGCCTCCGACCTGGCGGAGGGCAAGCGGACCCTGTTGATCGCCGAGGCGGCGACGCGGCTCGACGAGGCCGATCGAGCCCGGCTCGAGGCTGGCCTCGGAGACCCGCAGCTGACCAGCGCGGAGGCTGCCGTGCTGCGCGAGCTGCTCCAAGCCTCCGGCGCACGAGCGGCCGCGGAGCGCTACGTCGAGGCCTCGGTCGACGAGGCCCTGACGGCGCTCGACGCGCTGGCGGTCGACGGTGAGGTCGCTGCCGAGCTCGCGACCGTGGCCCGGGAGCTCGGCGACCGCACCGCCTGA